In the genome of Pseudomonas sp. HS6, one region contains:
- a CDS encoding sigma-54 dependent transcriptional regulator, giving the protein MSEAPALRRLLVVDPCDDCHRLLPGLRAVGWDVDSCSLENAADRSCDVGLLRLQPFHLERPEAVKELISRSGTEWIAVLNQEVLRLQNVGDFVCEWFFDFHTLPFDVSRVQVTLGRAFGMARLRGQGTIHVDQPEHELLGDSKPIRELRKLLSKLAPTESPVLIRGESGTGKELVARTLHRQSQRHSKPFVAINCGAIPEHLIQSELFGHEKGAFTGAHQRKVGRIEAANGGTLFLDEIGDLPLELQANLLRFLQEKHIERVGGSQPIPVDVRVLAATHVDLEAAIEKKRFREDLYYRLNVLQVMTAPLRERHGDLSMLANHFSHFYSHETGRRPRSFSEDALIAMGKHDWPGNVRELANRVRRGLVLAEGRQIEARDLGLISQQSIATPMGTLEDYKTRAERQALCDVLNRHSDNLSVAAKVLGVSRPTFYRLLHKHQIR; this is encoded by the coding sequence ATGAGCGAAGCGCCTGCGTTACGACGTTTATTGGTAGTCGACCCTTGTGACGACTGTCACCGATTGTTGCCCGGTTTGCGTGCGGTAGGCTGGGATGTCGACAGTTGCAGCCTGGAAAATGCCGCCGACCGCAGTTGCGATGTCGGCCTGCTGCGCTTGCAGCCTTTTCACCTGGAACGACCGGAGGCGGTCAAGGAACTGATCAGCCGCAGCGGCACCGAGTGGATCGCCGTGCTGAATCAGGAAGTGTTGCGCCTGCAGAACGTAGGGGACTTCGTCTGCGAATGGTTTTTCGATTTTCATACCTTACCGTTCGACGTGTCGCGGGTCCAGGTCACCCTTGGCCGGGCGTTCGGCATGGCGCGCCTGCGTGGTCAGGGCACAATTCATGTAGACCAGCCGGAACACGAGCTGCTGGGCGACAGCAAACCGATCCGCGAGCTGCGCAAACTGTTGAGCAAACTCGCACCCACCGAGTCGCCAGTGCTGATTCGTGGTGAAAGCGGCACCGGTAAAGAATTGGTCGCACGGACCTTGCATCGACAATCGCAACGGCACAGCAAACCGTTCGTGGCGATCAACTGCGGGGCGATTCCCGAGCACTTGATCCAGTCCGAGCTGTTCGGTCATGAAAAAGGTGCGTTTACCGGCGCCCATCAACGCAAGGTCGGGCGCATCGAGGCGGCAAACGGCGGCACATTGTTTCTCGATGAAATCGGTGACCTGCCGCTGGAGCTGCAAGCCAACCTGCTGCGCTTCCTCCAGGAAAAACATATCGAACGAGTGGGCGGCAGCCAGCCGATCCCGGTAGATGTCCGGGTATTGGCGGCAACCCACGTCGATCTTGAAGCGGCGATCGAAAAGAAGCGCTTCCGTGAGGACTTGTACTACCGGCTGAATGTGCTGCAAGTCATGACCGCGCCGCTGCGTGAGCGCCACGGCGACCTGTCGATGCTGGCCAACCACTTTTCCCATTTCTACAGCCACGAAACTGGCCGTCGTCCACGTAGTTTCAGCGAGGACGCCTTGATCGCCATGGGCAAGCACGACTGGCCGGGTAACGTCCGTGAACTGGCCAACCGCGTACGCCGGGGACTGGTGCTGGCAGAAGGGCGGCAGATCGAGGCCCGTGACTTGGGGCTGATCAGCCAGCAGTCGATTGCCACGCCGATGGGGACCCTCGAAGACTACAAGACCCGCGCCGAACGCCAGGCGTTGTGCGATGTACTGAATCGGCACAGTGACAACCTCAGCGTTGCCGCCAAAGTGTTGGGGGTTTCTCGGCCGACGTTCTACCGCTTGCTGCACAAACACCAGATCCGCTAG
- the nhaB gene encoding sodium/proton antiporter NhaB translates to MSGSMAQAFAHNFLGHSPRWYKACIVGFLILNAVVLWSAGPVAAGWLLVIEFIFTLAMALKCYPLMPGGLLLIEALLLKMTTPQALYEELQHNFPVILLLMFMVAGIYFMKDLLLFLFSRLLLGVRSKMLLALMFCFLSAFLSAFLDALTVTAVIISAAVGFYSVYHRVASGNDPRQDSEFSDDQHLPKLHHEDLEQFRAFLRSLLMHGAVGTALGGVCTLVGEPQNLLIGHEMGWHFAEFFLKVAPVSLPVLVAGLLTCMLLEKLRWFGYGTLLPDNVRAVLANYAAEDNAERTPRQRAALLVQGAAALILIAGLAFHIAEVGLIGLMVIVLITAFTGITDEHRLGSAFKDAMPFTALLVVFFAVVAVIHDQQLFAPLIQWVLALPAEQQPGMLFIANGLLSAISDNVFVATIYITEVKQAFLAGHMSREHFETLAIAINTGTNLPSVATPNGQAAFLFLLTSAIAPLVRLSYGRMVWMALPYTVVMGLLGWYAVSYWL, encoded by the coding sequence ATGTCCGGTTCGATGGCCCAGGCGTTCGCGCACAATTTTCTCGGGCATTCGCCCCGCTGGTACAAGGCGTGCATCGTCGGGTTCCTGATTCTCAACGCCGTGGTGCTGTGGTCGGCAGGTCCTGTCGCTGCAGGTTGGCTGTTGGTGATCGAATTCATTTTCACGCTGGCCATGGCCCTCAAGTGCTACCCGCTGATGCCCGGCGGCTTGCTGTTGATCGAAGCCCTGTTGTTGAAGATGACCACGCCCCAGGCGCTGTACGAAGAGTTGCAGCACAACTTCCCGGTAATTCTGCTGCTGATGTTCATGGTCGCCGGCATCTACTTCATGAAGGATCTGCTGCTGTTTCTGTTCTCGCGCCTGCTGCTGGGCGTGCGCTCGAAGATGCTGCTGGCGTTGATGTTCTGCTTTTTGTCGGCGTTTCTTTCGGCGTTTCTCGACGCACTGACTGTGACCGCCGTGATCATCAGCGCCGCCGTCGGTTTCTATTCGGTCTATCACCGAGTGGCCTCTGGCAACGATCCGCGTCAGGACAGCGAATTCAGCGACGATCAGCATTTGCCAAAGCTGCATCACGAGGATCTGGAGCAATTCCGCGCCTTCCTGCGCAGCTTGCTGATGCATGGCGCCGTCGGCACCGCGCTCGGTGGCGTCTGCACACTGGTTGGCGAGCCGCAGAACCTGCTGATCGGCCATGAGATGGGTTGGCATTTCGCCGAGTTTTTCCTCAAGGTCGCGCCGGTTTCCCTGCCGGTGCTGGTGGCTGGTCTGTTGACCTGCATGCTGCTGGAGAAGCTGCGCTGGTTCGGCTACGGCACCTTGCTGCCGGACAACGTCCGCGCGGTACTCGCCAACTACGCCGCCGAGGACAACGCCGAACGCACGCCTCGCCAGCGTGCCGCGCTGTTGGTGCAGGGCGCCGCCGCATTGATCCTGATTGCCGGGCTGGCGTTCCATATCGCTGAAGTCGGCTTGATCGGCCTGATGGTCATTGTGCTGATCACCGCGTTTACCGGCATCACCGATGAACATCGTCTGGGCAGCGCCTTCAAGGACGCCATGCCCTTCACCGCGTTGCTGGTGGTGTTTTTTGCCGTTGTGGCGGTAATCCACGATCAGCAATTGTTCGCGCCATTGATCCAGTGGGTGCTGGCATTGCCCGCCGAGCAGCAACCGGGGATGTTGTTCATCGCTAACGGTCTGTTGTCGGCAATCAGTGACAACGTGTTCGTGGCGACGATCTACATCACCGAAGTGAAACAGGCATTCCTGGCCGGCCACATGAGCCGTGAACACTTCGAGACGCTGGCCATCGCCATCAACACCGGCACCAACCTGCCAAGCGTGGCGACGCCCAATGGTCAGGCTGCGTTCCTGTTTCTGCTGACGTCGGCGATTGCGCCGCTGGTGCGCTTGTCCTACGGGCGAATGGTGTGGATGGCATTGCCCTACACCGTAGTGATGGGTTTGCTGGGCTGGTATGCCGTGAGTTACTGGCTGTAG
- a CDS encoding HAD family hydrolase yields MSEPIRFLLSDMDGTLLLPDHSLSQRTLDAVRSLREAGVLFSLATGRPPKAMLQQIEALGVDLPTAAFNGGTIVNPDGSILVAHYLPATAALTALALFADQPDVEIWVFSGGDWLLKDPHGPMVPREQHGLGYPPVVVESFEPYLERIDKIVATSNDTELLVELEARLLAKVEGMAQVSRSQPVYLDVTALEANKGAALTTIATHLGVPLAQTAAIGDGGNDPAMFHVAGLSIAMGQAEDSVKCQADVVTGPNTEDGVAQAIENYILPR; encoded by the coding sequence ATGAGTGAGCCGATCCGTTTTCTGTTGAGTGACATGGACGGCACGCTGTTGCTGCCCGATCACAGCCTGAGTCAGCGCACCCTCGACGCGGTGCGTTCGCTGCGTGAGGCGGGCGTGCTGTTCAGCCTCGCTACGGGGCGTCCACCCAAAGCCATGTTGCAGCAGATCGAAGCCCTGGGCGTCGATCTGCCGACTGCGGCGTTCAACGGTGGCACGATCGTCAACCCGGACGGCAGCATTCTGGTCGCACATTACCTGCCGGCCACGGCTGCACTGACGGCACTGGCGCTGTTCGCCGATCAGCCGGATGTCGAGATCTGGGTGTTCAGTGGTGGCGACTGGCTGCTCAAGGACCCGCACGGGCCGATGGTCCCGCGCGAGCAGCACGGCCTCGGTTATCCGCCGGTGGTGGTCGAGAGTTTCGAGCCGTATCTGGAGCGCATCGACAAGATCGTGGCGACCAGCAACGACACCGAACTGTTGGTCGAACTCGAGGCACGTTTGTTGGCGAAGGTCGAGGGCATGGCGCAGGTCTCGCGTTCGCAGCCGGTGTATCTGGACGTGACGGCGCTGGAGGCCAACAAGGGCGCGGCTCTGACAACCATTGCTACCCATCTGGGCGTTCCGTTGGCGCAGACTGCAGCGATTGGCGACGGCGGCAACGACCCGGCGATGTTCCATGTCGCCGGTCTGTCGATCGCCATGGGGCAGGCAGAAGACTCAGTGAAGTGTCAGGCGGACGTGGTGACTGGGCCTAATACCGAGGACGGTGTGGCGCAGGCCATCGAAAATTACATTTTGCCGCGTTGA
- the zwf gene encoding glucose-6-phosphate dehydrogenase codes for MTHTIRRKSKAEPAPPTTLFLFGAHGDLVKRLLMPALYNLSRDGLLDDGLRIVGVDHNAITDEAFARKLEDFIRTEVAAKVGKGDQILDPTLWAKLANGISYVQGDFLDDSTYSALAAKIADSGTGNAVFYLATAPRFFSEVVRRLGSAGLLEETPEAFRRVVIEKPFGSDLQTAEALNACLLKVMSEKQIYRIDHYLGKETVQNILVSRFSNSLFEAFWNNHYIDHVQITAAETVGVETRGSFYEHTGALRDMVPNHLFQLLAMVAMEPPAAFGADAVRGEKAKVVGAIRPWTTEEARANSVRGQYSAGEIDGKPLAGYREEANVSPESSTETYVALKVMIDNWRWVGVPFYLRTGKRMSVRDTEIVICFKPAPYAQFRDTEVDELQPTYLRIQIQPNEGMWFDLLAKRPGPALNMANIELGFAYKDFFEMQPSTGYETLIYDCLTGDQTLFQRADNIENGWRAVQPFLDAWQQDASVQSYAAGEDGPQAADDLLTRDGRVWHGLG; via the coding sequence ATGACCCATACGATCCGCAGGAAATCCAAGGCAGAACCCGCGCCACCGACCACGCTGTTTCTGTTCGGCGCCCACGGTGATCTGGTCAAGCGCCTGCTCATGCCGGCGCTGTATAACCTGAGTCGCGACGGCCTGCTGGATGATGGCCTGCGGATCGTCGGCGTTGACCACAACGCCATCACGGATGAAGCTTTCGCCAGGAAGCTCGAAGACTTCATCCGCACCGAAGTGGCGGCGAAGGTCGGCAAGGGCGATCAGATTCTTGATCCGACCTTGTGGGCCAAGCTCGCCAACGGTATCAGCTACGTCCAGGGCGACTTTCTGGACGACAGCACTTATTCCGCGCTGGCGGCGAAAATCGCCGACAGCGGTACCGGCAATGCGGTGTTCTACCTGGCCACCGCGCCGCGTTTTTTCAGCGAAGTGGTGCGCCGCCTCGGCAGCGCCGGTTTGCTGGAAGAAACCCCCGAAGCCTTCAGAAGGGTGGTGATCGAAAAACCGTTCGGCTCCGACCTGCAGACCGCCGAGGCGTTGAACGCCTGCCTGCTCAAGGTGATGTCGGAAAAGCAGATCTACCGGATCGATCACTATCTGGGCAAGGAAACCGTGCAGAACATTCTGGTCAGCCGGTTCTCCAACAGCCTGTTCGAAGCGTTCTGGAACAATCACTACATCGACCACGTGCAGATCACCGCCGCCGAAACCGTCGGCGTCGAGACCCGTGGCAGTTTCTACGAACACACCGGCGCCTTGCGGGACATGGTGCCCAATCACCTGTTCCAGTTGCTGGCGATGGTGGCGATGGAGCCACCGGCCGCGTTCGGCGCCGATGCGGTGCGGGGCGAAAAGGCCAAGGTGGTCGGTGCGATCCGTCCGTGGACCACCGAAGAAGCGCGAGCCAACTCGGTACGCGGCCAGTACAGCGCCGGCGAAATCGATGGCAAGCCTCTGGCCGGCTATCGCGAAGAGGCCAACGTCTCGCCCGAGAGCAGCACCGAAACCTACGTGGCGCTCAAGGTGATGATCGACAACTGGCGCTGGGTCGGCGTGCCGTTTTACCTGCGCACCGGCAAGCGCATGAGCGTGCGCGACACCGAGATCGTCATCTGCTTCAAACCGGCACCGTATGCGCAGTTCCGTGACACCGAGGTCGACGAATTGCAGCCGACCTATCTGCGCATCCAGATCCAGCCCAACGAAGGCATGTGGTTCGACCTGCTGGCCAAGCGGCCGGGGCCGGCGCTGAACATGGCCAATATCGAACTGGGTTTTGCCTACAAGGATTTCTTCGAAATGCAGCCGTCCACCGGCTACGAAACCTTGATCTACGACTGCCTGACCGGTGACCAGACGTTGTTTCAGCGTGCTGACAACATTGAGAACGGCTGGCGTGCGGTGCAACCGTTCCTCGATGCCTGGCAACAGGACGCGAGCGTGCAAAGTTATGCTGCGGGCGAAGACGGGCCTCAGGCTGCCGATGATTTACTGACTCGCGATGGTCGCGTCTGGCATGGTCTCGGATGA
- the gnd gene encoding phosphogluconate dehydrogenase (NAD(+)-dependent, decarboxylating), whose protein sequence is MQLGIIGLGRMGGNIARRLMLNGHTTVVYDRNTAFVDTLAAEGSTGVADLPALVAGLAKPRAVWVMLPAGAPTEDTIETLSNLLETGDTIIDGGNTNYKDDIRRAKTLAEKGLHYIDVGTSGGVWGLERGYCMMIGGDAETVQRLDPLFAALAPGMGDIPRTKDRKSDDHRAEHGYIHAGPAGAGHFVKMIHNGIEYGMMAAFAEGFDILKTKSSERLPEDQRFDLNVADIAEVWRRGSVVSSWLLDLTADALASDPKLDGFSGSVADSGEGQWTIEAAMEQAVPVPVLSNSLFSRYRSRGQGTFGDKILSAQRFGFGGHVETPKK, encoded by the coding sequence ATGCAACTCGGGATTATTGGACTGGGCCGCATGGGCGGCAATATTGCACGGCGTCTGATGCTCAACGGTCACACCACCGTTGTTTACGACCGCAATACCGCCTTTGTCGACACCCTGGCCGCCGAGGGCTCTACCGGCGTCGCCGATCTGCCTGCGCTGGTTGCAGGCCTGGCCAAGCCGCGTGCCGTGTGGGTCATGCTGCCGGCCGGCGCACCGACCGAAGACACCATCGAAACCCTGAGCAATCTGCTCGAGACTGGCGACACCATCATTGACGGTGGCAACACCAACTATAAGGACGACATCCGCCGGGCCAAGACCCTGGCCGAAAAAGGCCTGCACTACATCGACGTCGGCACCTCCGGCGGCGTTTGGGGCCTGGAACGCGGCTACTGCATGATGATAGGCGGCGATGCCGAGACCGTTCAACGTCTGGACCCGCTGTTCGCAGCGCTGGCCCCGGGCATGGGCGACATCCCGCGCACCAAGGACCGCAAGTCCGATGACCACCGTGCCGAGCACGGCTACATTCACGCCGGCCCTGCCGGTGCCGGTCACTTCGTGAAGATGATCCACAACGGTATCGAGTACGGCATGATGGCTGCCTTCGCTGAAGGCTTCGACATCCTCAAGACCAAGTCCAGCGAACGCCTGCCGGAAGATCAGCGTTTCGATCTGAATGTGGCTGACATCGCTGAAGTCTGGCGTCGTGGCAGTGTGGTGTCGTCGTGGTTGCTCGACCTGACCGCCGACGCCCTGGCCAGCGACCCGAAACTTGACGGTTTCTCGGGCTCCGTGGCTGACAGCGGCGAAGGTCAATGGACCATCGAAGCTGCGATGGAACAAGCGGTGCCGGTCCCGGTGCTGTCCAACTCGCTGTTCTCGCGCTACCGCTCCCGCGGCCAGGGCACTTTCGGCGACAAGATTCTTTCGGCCCAGCGCTTCGGCTTCGGTGGCCACGTGGAGACGCCTAAGAAATGA
- a CDS encoding DUF6026 family protein — MGTVHTAMPPQTLYVTIRRDELRQLKDERDQLKQELAQLRLMTQGLEPQPLPRVLRSPQA; from the coding sequence ATGGGCACAGTACACACAGCAATGCCGCCACAAACCCTGTATGTCACGATCCGTCGCGATGAATTGCGTCAGTTGAAAGACGAACGCGACCAGCTGAAACAGGAACTGGCGCAACTGCGCCTGATGACCCAGGGCCTTGAGCCGCAGCCTCTGCCCCGCGTACTGCGTTCCCCCCAAGCCTGA
- a CDS encoding phosphoethanolamine transferase CptA has protein sequence MALFKRSKTAAAGFDWAGFIWLFVFFWYFSGITQLLIQLTGTSGFTGFRQAFVMSAVWLAPMLLFPKRTRLLAALIGVVLWACSMASLGYFFIYQQEFSQSVIFIMFESNVSEAGEYMTQYFAWWMVPAFLAHTAFAYFLWTRLRPVYMPRGRAFVAAMAILIAVVGYPLIKQTQRTGSFAGGFEKFETRIEPAVPWQMAVAYHRYLETLGEMQGMLDSASKIPPLHNLKDAGANQPATLVLVIGESTNRQRMSLYGYQRKTTPELDKLKDQLSVFDNVVTPRPYTIEALQQVLTFADEENPDLYLSTPSLVSMMKQAGYKTFWITNQQTMTKRNTMLTTFSEQADEQVYLNNNRNQNAAQYDGDVIDPFNKALTDPAPRKLIVVHLLGTHMSYQYRYPPTFDKFQDRSGVPAGVRDDQVPTYNSYDNAVLYNDFVVSSLIKDYAKSDPNGFLLYLSDHGEDVFDSAGHNTLGRNENKPTAPMYTIPFMAWASPKWRENHDWSFAADLSRPYSSAHLIHTWADLAGLSFDELDRSKSIVSDSFKQRPLLIGNPYEREQRALIDFSLMKPKKPDDAPKEVVKQ, from the coding sequence ATGGCATTGTTCAAACGCAGCAAAACTGCTGCGGCAGGTTTTGACTGGGCCGGGTTCATCTGGCTGTTTGTTTTCTTCTGGTACTTCTCCGGTATCACTCAGCTGCTGATCCAGCTGACCGGCACCTCCGGCTTCACCGGTTTCCGCCAGGCGTTCGTGATGAGCGCGGTGTGGCTGGCGCCGATGCTGCTGTTCCCCAAACGCACCCGTTTGCTCGCCGCTCTGATCGGTGTGGTGTTGTGGGCGTGCTCGATGGCCAGCCTGGGTTATTTCTTCATCTATCAGCAGGAGTTCTCCCAGAGCGTCATCTTCATCATGTTCGAGTCGAACGTGTCTGAAGCCGGCGAGTACATGACTCAGTATTTCGCCTGGTGGATGGTTCCTGCGTTCCTCGCTCACACCGCGTTCGCCTACTTCCTGTGGACCCGCCTGCGCCCGGTCTACATGCCGCGTGGCCGGGCCTTCGTCGCAGCCATGGCGATTCTGATCGCGGTGGTCGGTTATCCGCTGATCAAACAGACCCAGCGCACCGGCAGCTTCGCCGGCGGTTTCGAGAAATTCGAAACCCGCATCGAACCCGCCGTGCCTTGGCAAATGGCCGTGGCCTATCACCGTTATCTCGAAACCCTGGGCGAAATGCAGGGCATGTTAGACAGCGCGAGCAAGATCCCACCGCTGCACAACCTCAAGGACGCTGGCGCCAATCAGCCTGCGACCCTGGTGTTGGTGATCGGCGAGTCGACCAACCGTCAGCGCATGAGCCTTTATGGCTATCAGCGCAAGACCACGCCGGAGCTGGACAAGCTCAAGGATCAACTCTCGGTCTTCGATAACGTCGTCACCCCACGCCCGTACACCATCGAGGCGCTGCAACAGGTGTTGACCTTCGCCGACGAAGAGAACCCGGATCTGTACCTGTCCACGCCGTCGCTGGTCAGCATGATGAAACAGGCCGGCTACAAGACGTTCTGGATCACCAACCAGCAGACCATGACCAAGCGCAACACCATGCTCACGACCTTCTCCGAACAGGCCGACGAGCAGGTGTATCTGAACAATAACCGCAACCAGAACGCCGCGCAGTACGACGGCGACGTGATCGACCCGTTCAACAAGGCCTTGACCGATCCGGCACCGCGCAAGCTGATCGTCGTGCATCTGCTCGGTACGCACATGAGCTACCAGTACCGTTATCCGCCGACCTTCGACAAGTTCCAGGACCGCAGCGGCGTGCCGGCCGGCGTGCGTGACGACCAGGTACCGACCTACAACAGCTATGACAATGCGGTGCTGTATAACGACTTCGTGGTGTCGAGCCTGATCAAGGACTACGCCAAGTCTGATCCGAACGGCTTCCTGCTGTACCTCTCCGACCATGGTGAAGACGTGTTCGACTCGGCGGGCCACAACACCCTGGGCCGTAACGAAAACAAACCGACCGCGCCGATGTACACCATTCCGTTCATGGCCTGGGCATCGCCGAAGTGGCGTGAAAACCACGACTGGAGTTTCGCCGCAGACTTGAGCCGGCCTTACAGCAGTGCTCACCTGATCCACACCTGGGCGGATCTGGCCGGTTTGAGCTTCGATGAGCTGGACCGCAGCAAAAGCATCGTCAGCGACAGCTTCAAACAGCGTCCGTTGCTGATCGGCAACCCTTACGAACGCGAGCAGCGAGCCTTGATCGACTTCAGCCTGATGAAGCCGAAAAAGCCCGACGACGCACCGAAGGAAGTGGTCAAGCAATAA
- a CDS encoding TonB-dependent siderophore receptor, which produces MFAPITRSMTLTLGLCSAALSPDLLAETEAEKQPDTVAPALELASTSVTAQGLGSTTEDTASYTTGAMSTATRLNLSIKETPQSVSVVTRQQMDDFKLGTLSEAMSQTTGVVVQHYDSDRVNYSSRGYSINNFQIDGMLNTFSRMKSDSDTIIYDRIEVVRGATGLTTGAGDPSATINMVRKRPTAQLQALAGVSGGSYNDYYSYVDVGGPLAFDGRLRGRSVLAYRDSQSFRDHYALQRQVGYGILEGDLTESTVLAVGYDYQDKQVQGSSWGTVPYWNADGGKAGLGRSTNMATSWSSWPIKDKTAFATVDQALAGGWHLKAAYTHRQSDTDGKVYYGGSGFPADDRSGMMAYSSHMIGTQKMKTYDFNVSGPYALFGREHEMMFGYGEAERSERSPYTIDGPVSPGYGRIRDWKYMGDITKFPDTVTGLTGSTSSTRQKAGYLATRLSFTDDLHAVLGSRYGSWKASKADNTYDDNRQVSAVDASRQQHNDMWTPYAGLLYDLTPEYTVYASYTDIFNPQEYRDANRKFLEPVVGSNYEIGLKGSLLDERLNLATAVFWSKQDNVAELDDSVPPDPVTGEEFYKSGGKGNKVNGFEAEVSGEIQDGWNLTAGYTYTHALNGEKNRTNTNQPLNMLRLSTAYRLPGDWSALTVGGALNWQSDVYGNSNRPVGRGANGRVITERTRISQGAYSVIKLMSRYEFDKHLSASLNVDNLFDKKYYDNVGFYNGVFWGDPRTVTLSLDWKL; this is translated from the coding sequence ATGTTCGCGCCCATCACCCGTTCCATGACCCTCACCCTGGGCTTGTGCAGTGCTGCATTGAGCCCCGATCTGCTGGCTGAAACCGAAGCCGAAAAACAGCCAGACACCGTCGCTCCGGCACTCGAACTGGCGTCCACCAGTGTCACGGCCCAGGGCTTGGGCAGCACGACTGAAGACACCGCTTCCTACACCACCGGCGCCATGAGCACGGCGACGCGGCTGAACCTCTCGATCAAGGAAACCCCGCAATCAGTGTCCGTGGTGACCCGCCAGCAGATGGATGACTTCAAGCTCGGTACATTGTCCGAAGCCATGAGCCAGACCACAGGCGTTGTGGTTCAGCATTACGACTCGGACCGGGTCAACTATTCGTCTCGCGGCTACTCGATCAACAACTTCCAGATCGACGGGATGCTCAACACCTTCAGCCGGATGAAGTCCGATTCCGACACGATCATTTATGACCGGATCGAAGTGGTACGCGGCGCCACCGGCCTGACCACCGGCGCAGGTGATCCTTCGGCCACCATCAACATGGTACGCAAGCGCCCGACCGCGCAATTGCAGGCTCTGGCTGGGGTCAGCGGCGGCAGCTACAACGATTACTACAGCTACGTGGACGTGGGTGGCCCGCTTGCCTTCGATGGCCGTTTGCGCGGGCGCAGCGTGCTGGCCTATCGCGACAGCCAGTCGTTTCGCGACCACTACGCGCTGCAACGGCAAGTCGGTTACGGCATCCTCGAAGGCGACCTGACGGAGTCGACCGTGTTGGCTGTCGGCTACGACTATCAGGACAAACAAGTGCAAGGCAGCTCCTGGGGCACCGTGCCGTACTGGAACGCCGACGGAGGCAAGGCGGGCCTCGGTCGCTCGACCAACATGGCGACTTCGTGGAGTTCCTGGCCGATCAAGGACAAAACCGCCTTCGCCACCGTAGACCAGGCACTGGCCGGCGGCTGGCATTTGAAAGCGGCCTACACCCATCGCCAGAGCGATACTGACGGCAAAGTCTATTACGGCGGCTCCGGGTTCCCTGCGGATGATCGCAGCGGGATGATGGCGTACTCGTCACACATGATCGGTACGCAGAAAATGAAGACCTATGACTTCAACGTGTCGGGGCCGTATGCGTTGTTCGGTCGCGAACACGAAATGATGTTCGGTTATGGCGAGGCTGAGCGCAGCGAGCGCTCCCCTTATACGATCGACGGCCCGGTGTCACCGGGTTACGGGCGGATTCGCGACTGGAAATACATGGGCGATATCACCAAATTCCCTGACACCGTCACCGGTTTGACCGGCTCAACCTCCAGCACCCGCCAGAAAGCCGGATACCTTGCCACTCGCCTGAGTTTCACCGATGACTTGCATGCGGTGCTCGGCAGCCGTTACGGCAGCTGGAAGGCGTCAAAAGCCGACAATACGTATGACGACAATCGGCAAGTGAGTGCGGTCGACGCCAGCCGCCAGCAACATAACGACATGTGGACCCCGTACGCGGGGCTGCTCTACGACTTGACGCCCGAGTACACCGTGTATGCCAGCTACACCGACATCTTCAATCCTCAGGAATACCGCGATGCCAATCGCAAATTCCTTGAGCCGGTGGTCGGCAGCAACTACGAAATAGGCCTCAAGGGCAGCCTGCTCGACGAGCGCCTGAACCTGGCCACGGCGGTGTTCTGGAGCAAGCAGGACAACGTCGCCGAACTCGACGATTCGGTCCCACCGGATCCGGTCACCGGCGAGGAGTTCTACAAAAGCGGCGGCAAGGGCAACAAGGTCAACGGGTTCGAGGCCGAAGTCTCGGGCGAAATCCAGGACGGCTGGAACCTGACTGCCGGCTACACCTACACCCACGCGCTCAACGGCGAGAAAAATCGCACCAACACCAACCAGCCGCTGAACATGCTCCGTCTCTCTACCGCGTATCGCTTGCCGGGCGACTGGAGCGCGCTGACCGTGGGCGGCGCGTTGAACTGGCAGAGTGACGTCTACGGCAACTCCAACCGTCCGGTCGGACGCGGTGCCAATGGCCGGGTCATCACCGAACGAACACGGATCAGTCAGGGCGCCTACTCGGTGATCAAGCTGATGTCGCGTTATGAATTCGACAAACACCTGTCGGCATCGCTGAACGTCGACAACCTGTTCGACAAGAAGTACTACGACAACGTCGGCTTCTACAACGGCGTGTTCTGGGGCGATCCGCGCACAGTGACGCTGAGCCTCGACTGGAAACTCTGA